A stretch of Rhodothermales bacterium DNA encodes these proteins:
- a CDS encoding DEAD/DEAH box helicase family protein — translation MYFRWAWRPYQERVLGVVDRHLSDRRLHLVAAPGAGKTVLGIEIFRRLGHPAVVLSPTRTVREQWIERLADFLPEQMSARPDWAGSDLHTPGWFTSVTYQALHVRYRASENATESGETERSLKAPDAAEVDDVAARLRSAGVRTVILDEAHHLRAEWWRVLRQLCDALESPTIVALTATPPYDVKGREWKRYEALCGPIDEEIGVPELVKTGSLCPHQDLVWAVLPEQDARDRIGRHEEAVYATVDRLLQDETLREVIRAHPLLHAEELAPDTVLERPERAIALMVYLRACGEPAPRWLLALFGADEEDMPAFDRYWAGVLLQHVLFEMDGQEPEPVASWKESMIASLRARGLIHGRQLRFDASPLIERSLGLSDAKVDACIRINREERSVRGAALRQVILTDYIRFGETERLGAWPVFVRLLEDDATHAKTCALLTGQYVALPGHLLPALEAWTGPLDAKPAGLPADHLVVPAGKANDRTVAGMTDLLFRGQIHTLVGTRSLLGEGWNAPAVNSLVIASHAGSYVYTNQIRGRAIRSDAGTPDKMSSIWHLVALEPGSPSGYADWDRLVDRFDAFVGLSAAGTRIESGFERLAVSRPASSSDVAASNAESVRRLQALGDERARWAASIEGAIEGRVGPTLDIRRTPPSFRSYHFARTLRFLVYLSTSVIWTVLNYGYDLARTVRVFADMRWVLIGAGLLGVGFSAPALWKAAQIAWKHAPLGGTLGQMALALQRALSDAGVFETPAGQLAVEATEMYPGDWSVRLLGGTYYEQSLFTEALAEVLDPIQNPRYLLVRRGTGAWKRRKDYHAVPAVLGANRADAEQFARHWHDLVGPGELVYLRNRAGRQHLLYARAAALARVFELPAQRRDRWH, via the coding sequence ATGTACTTCCGCTGGGCATGGCGTCCGTATCAGGAGCGCGTTCTGGGTGTAGTCGATCGGCACCTCTCCGACCGCCGGCTACACCTGGTGGCGGCGCCGGGCGCCGGCAAGACGGTACTGGGCATCGAAATTTTTCGCCGGCTCGGGCACCCGGCCGTCGTGCTTTCGCCGACGCGCACGGTACGCGAACAGTGGATCGAACGATTGGCGGATTTTCTGCCGGAGCAGATGTCGGCAAGGCCTGATTGGGCGGGCAGCGATCTGCATACGCCGGGCTGGTTCACGTCGGTGACCTACCAGGCGCTCCACGTGCGGTATCGTGCGTCGGAGAATGCCACAGAATCCGGAGAGACAGAAAGGAGCCTGAAGGCGCCCGACGCGGCGGAGGTGGACGACGTTGCGGCACGGTTGCGATCCGCCGGCGTCCGCACGGTCATCCTCGACGAAGCGCATCATCTGCGCGCCGAATGGTGGCGGGTGCTCCGCCAGCTCTGCGACGCGCTCGAATCGCCCACGATCGTGGCCCTGACCGCTACTCCGCCCTACGATGTGAAAGGCAGGGAATGGAAGCGTTATGAAGCGCTCTGCGGTCCGATTGATGAGGAGATCGGCGTCCCGGAACTGGTCAAAACCGGCTCACTTTGCCCGCATCAGGATCTCGTCTGGGCCGTGTTGCCCGAACAGGACGCGCGCGACCGCATAGGCCGGCACGAGGAAGCGGTCTACGCGACAGTCGACCGCCTGCTCCAGGATGAAACGTTGCGCGAGGTGATCCGCGCGCACCCGCTGCTGCACGCAGAAGAATTGGCCCCCGACACCGTGCTCGAACGACCGGAGCGCGCGATCGCGCTGATGGTCTACCTGCGCGCCTGCGGCGAACCCGCGCCCCGATGGTTGCTAGCGCTCTTTGGCGCGGACGAGGAAGACATGCCCGCGTTCGACCGTTACTGGGCTGGTGTGCTCCTTCAGCATGTCTTGTTCGAAATGGACGGTCAGGAGCCCGAACCCGTCGCCTCGTGGAAAGAGTCGATGATCGCCTCCCTTCGCGCGCGAGGGTTGATTCACGGCCGGCAGCTTCGGTTCGATGCGAGTCCGCTGATCGAGCGATCGCTTGGCCTCTCCGACGCGAAGGTGGACGCCTGCATCCGGATAAATCGAGAAGAGCGATCGGTCCGGGGCGCGGCGCTCCGTCAGGTGATCCTGACCGACTATATCCGATTTGGTGAGACCGAGCGCCTCGGGGCCTGGCCGGTTTTCGTGCGATTGCTGGAGGATGACGCCACGCATGCGAAGACATGCGCCCTGCTCACCGGTCAGTACGTTGCATTGCCCGGGCATCTGCTCCCCGCACTCGAGGCGTGGACGGGGCCGCTGGATGCGAAGCCGGCCGGACTGCCCGCGGATCATCTAGTCGTGCCGGCCGGGAAGGCAAACGATCGGACGGTCGCCGGCATGACGGATCTGCTGTTTCGGGGGCAAATTCATACCCTCGTGGGCACTCGTTCGCTGCTGGGCGAGGGTTGGAACGCGCCTGCGGTGAATTCGCTCGTTATTGCCAGCCATGCAGGGTCGTATGTCTATACCAATCAGATCCGCGGTCGCGCGATCCGCTCGGACGCCGGCACACCTGACAAGATGTCGAGCATCTGGCATCTGGTCGCGCTGGAGCCGGGTTCGCCCAGCGGGTACGCTGATTGGGATCGACTGGTGGACCGCTTTGACGCGTTTGTCGGGTTGTCCGCTGCCGGGACGCGTATCGAAAGCGGATTCGAACGTCTAGCGGTTTCGCGCCCTGCGAGTTCGTCGGATGTGGCGGCATCGAATGCCGAGTCGGTCCGGCGCCTCCAGGCACTTGGCGACGAGCGCGCGCGTTGGGCCGCATCGATCGAAGGCGCTATCGAGGGCCGTGTAGGGCCGACGCTGGACATCCGCCGTACGCCGCCCAGCTTCCGCTCGTACCATTTCGCGCGGACGCTTCGATTCCTCGTGTATCTGAGTACCAGCGTTATCTGGACGGTCCTGAATTACGGATACGACCTTGCCCGCACCGTGCGTGTCTTCGCGGACATGCGCTGGGTATTGATCGGCGCCGGCCTGCTGGGAGTGGGCTTTTCGGCGCCGGCGCTATGGAAAGCCGCTCAGATCGCCTGGAAACACGCCCCGCTTGGAGGCACGCTCGGGCAGATGGCGCTGGCGCTTCAGCGGGCGCTCTCCGACGCCGGCGTATTCGAGACCCCCGCCGGCCAGCTGGCTGTCGAGGCGACCGAAATGTATCCCGGCGACTGGTCGGTTCGCCTCCTAGGCGGGACGTATTACGAACAGTCGCTGTTCACGGAAGCGCTGGCCGAGGTGCTGGACCCCATCCAG